The DNA sequence AATAAAAGTAACGATTATAAAATCGTTACTTTTATTTTCTGAAAAATTTATGTTTCTGCTTGTCGTTATTCTCACTGTTTTTAATGTAAAACTATGAAATTTCTTGCGTATAATTACGTATTATTTATTTACATACGTATTAGTACGTATTATAATATAAATACAAGGAGGCGAGTTAATTGACTGAACGGGAAGTCCTAAAGCTACTAAAAGAAAATGGCTGGTACATAGAAGAAGGCAAAAGACATCATCTAGCCACAAATCCCAATAA is a window from the Veillonellales bacterium genome containing:
- a CDS encoding type II toxin-antitoxin system HicA family toxin is translated as MTEREVLKLLKENGWYIEEGKRHHLATNPNKPGIKIPIPRHSKDIPIGTVNNILKAAGLK